The Methanosphaera stadtmanae DSM 3091 genome includes a window with the following:
- a CDS encoding amino acid ABC transporter permease: MLLTTVLTELMGGLITTLEIFILTLLFAIPLGLVVAWGRMSKIKPIQWIMRIYISVMRGTPLMLQLIVVFFGPYYILGVSTSSSYRLIAVLIAFIINYAAYFAEIFRGGIESIPKGQYEAAQILGYTKMETFFIIILPQVFKIVLPSITNEVITLVKDTSLSFVLAIPELFTVAKQVAASEASILALFIAGIFYYILNAIVAFIMELLEKKLNYYQ, encoded by the coding sequence ATGTTACTAACAACAGTACTAACAGAACTAATGGGTGGATTAATAACCACCCTAGAAATTTTTATACTAACACTACTATTTGCAATACCGCTAGGACTAGTAGTAGCATGGGGAAGAATGAGTAAAATCAAACCCATACAATGGATAATGAGAATATATATCTCAGTAATGAGGGGAACACCACTCATGCTACAGTTAATAGTGGTATTTTTTGGACCATACTACATACTAGGAGTAAGTACATCCAGTAGCTACAGACTAATAGCAGTACTAATAGCATTCATAATAAACTATGCAGCATACTTTGCAGAAATATTCAGAGGTGGAATAGAATCCATACCAAAAGGACAATATGAAGCAGCACAAATACTGGGATATACAAAAATGGAAACATTTTTCATAATAATACTACCACAAGTATTTAAAATAGTACTACCATCAATAACAAACGAAGTTATAACACTAGTAAAAGACACATCACTATCATTTGTACTGGCAATACCAGAACTCTTTACAGTAGCAAAACAAGTAGCAGCATCAGAAGCATCAATACTAGCACTATTTATAGCAGGAATATTCTACTACATACTAAATGCAATAGTAGCATTTATAATGGAATTACTAGAAAAGAAACTAAACTACTACCAATAG